In the genome of Actinobacillus genomosp. 1, the window TTTTGTGCTTTCCACACTTCTAATACCGGCATACCTGCGATTGGGCTTGACGGATCATCTAATGCCGCCGGGTTTACCGTGTCGTTTGCACCGATAACCAATACTACATCGGTTTCTTCGAAATCATCATTGATTTCATCCATTTCAAGTACCACATCGTAAGGTACTTTCGCTTCTGCAAGTAATACGTTCATATGACCCGGTAAACGTCCTGCAACAGGGTGAATACCAAAACGCACATTAACACCTTTCTCACGTAATTTTGCGGTGATTTCCGCTACCGGATATTGTGCTTGTGCCACAGCCATACCGTATCCCGGCGTGATGATCACAGAACTTGCATTTTTCAACATTTCCGCCACTTCTTCCGCAGTAGTTTCACGGTGTTCGCCTTGTTCTTCATCACCTGAGCTTGCTTTAACTTCTGTACCGAAGCCACCTGCAATCACGCTGATAAATGAGCGGTTCATCGCTTTACACATAATGTAAGAAAGAATCGCACCTGATGAACCTACTAACGCACCGGTTACAATTAACAAGTCATTGCTTAGCATAAAACCGGCTGCCGCTGCCGCCCAACCTGAATATGAGTTCAACATTGAAACCACTACCGGCATATCCGCACCACCGATAGATGATACTAAGTGCCAACCGAACACTAATGCAATTACCGTCATAATCAACACAGGGAAAATATTCTCAGGATGATTTAGGAATACGATCATTAATAACGCAGAAACGATTAATGCCGCTAAGTTCCATTTGTGTTTATGCGGAATATTTAATGCCGCTGAAGACACTTTGCGACCGAATAATTTGCCGCTTAATTTACCGAATGCGACTAATGAGCCTGAGAAAGTCACCGCACCGATAAAGATACCAAGGAACACTTCAACGTTATGAATGTTAGCCAGTGTTGCTTGTTCTGCATGGAATGCCGCTAATGCCACTTCATCTAAATTTGCTGGCGGAATCGCATCTACGTGTAAACCATAGCTGTTAAAACCGACTAATACCGCAGCTAAACCTACAAAGCTGTGTAGAATCGCCACTAATTCCGGCATTTCCGTCATTTCAACTTTTACGGCTTTTCTCACACCGATAAAGCCACCGATTGCCATGGCGATTAAGATCCAAAGCGTACCTTGCGATTGCGGGCCGAAAATGGTTGCGATTAACGCAATTGTCATACCGACGATACCGTACCAACAACCCGCTTTTGCCGTTTCGTGTTTAGAAAGCCCTGCTAAACTCATAATAAAGAGAATCGCAGCAATAATATATGCAGCTGTTACAAATCCAAAAGACATGAGTTTCTCCTTAACCTTTTCTAAACATCGCAAGCATACGTTGCGTGACTTTGAAACCGCCGAAGATATTAATGCTTGCGACTAAGATCGCAATAAACGCAAGAATATCCACAAAGAAATTACCGGTCGGTTGTGAAATTTGTAATACCGCACCGACAATGATAATGCCGGAAATCGCATTGGTTACCGCCATTAACGGCGTATGTAATGCGTGACTAACGTTCCAAACCACATAATACCCCACCACACAGGCCAATACGAATACGGTAAAGTGTGATAAGAATGCCGCCGGTGCTACAGAGGCTAACCACAAGAATAATGCTCCGACACCTGCCATTACACCGTATTTAACACGTGGATCGGTCGGTTTTTCTTCTTTTTTCTCAATCGGTGCCGCAGCCGCTTGTTTTTGCGGTTGAGCAGAAACTTGAATCGGTGGAGCCGGCCAAGTTAATTCGCCGTCGCGTACCACGGTTACTCCGCGTAATACCACGTCTTCAAAGTTAATATCGATTTGACCGTCTTTATTCGGTGCAAGTAATTTAAGTAAATTAACTAAGTTTGTACCGTAAAGTTGTGAAGATTGAGTTGGTAAACGTGCTGGGAAATCCGTATAGCCGATAACTTTTACTTGATTTTTAGTAACAAAGACTTTACCTGCTTTAGTATATTCACAGTTACCGCCGGTTGCCGCCGCTAAATCGACAACCACCGAACCCGGTTTCATTGAATCGACCATTTCTTTAGTGATCAAACGAGGTGCCGCTTTACCCGGAATCGCTGCCGTGGTGATAATAATATCCACTTCTTTCGCTTGTTCGGCGTAAAGTTCCATTGCACGACGGTTAAACTCTTCCGACATTACTTTTGCATAACCGTCGCCTGAGCCGCCTTCTTCTTCGAAATCGATTTCTAAGAAGTCTGCCCCCATAGATTTAACTTGTTCTTTTACTTCCGGACGAGAGTCAAACGCACGAACAATCGCACCTAAGCTGTTTGCCGCACCGATTGCCGCTAAACCGGCAACACCCGCACCGATAACCAACACTTTCGCCGGCGGTACTTTACCTGCCGCAGTAATTTGACCGGTAAAGAAGCTACCGAACGCATTCGCCGCTTCGATAACCGCACGATAACCGGAAATATTCGCCATTGAACTCAATGCATCAAGCGCTTGCGCACGCGAAATACGAGGCACAGCGTCCATTGCTAATACATTGATTTTCTTAGCTTGCAATTTTTCCATTAATTGCGGATTTTGTGCAGGCCAAATAAAACTCACTAGCGTTGCGCCTTCTTTAATAAGGGCGATTTCAGCATCGGTCGGCGCATTCACTTTAAAAATAATATCTGAATTCCAAACCTCTTGTTGCGTGCCGACAGTCGCACCTGCATTCACAAATGCGTTGTCCTCAAAACTCGCTTTAAAACCTGCATTGTGTTCAACGAGCACATCAAAGCCGAGCTTTTTGATCTGTTCAACGGTTTTTGGCGTTGCCGCCACACGTGTTTCACCGTCTAACAGCTCTCTTGGTACACCAATAAGCATAAAGACTCCTGTATGGTTATGTTTATAATCGGGCTATGATGATAACCCACTTCGTTTTAAAAAACTCGCCTAAATGTATCATTAAATCGGAAAAATTTGTAAAAAAATCGACTTATCAATTTAATTGTTTGACAGAATTTTGCGAATTTTCAGTTTGACTCAAATCTGCTAAAATCTTACAAAATTTCTTATTTATAGAATAGAATGAATATTTTAGACCAAATCCAGATTATCTTAGTTGAAACCTCCCTGCCCGCTAATATTGGCTCCGCTGCCCGTGCAATGAAAACTATGGGGCTTTCAAATTTACGTTTAGTTACTCCGCTTAATCCGATTGACGAACAAGCTCAAGCTCTTGCCGCCGGCGCAAAAGATGTGCTGGATAACGCTCAAATTTTTGACTCATTTGAACAAGCGGTTGCAGATTGCCAATTAGTAATAGGCACCAGCGCTCGATTACGTCATCTACAAAATACTCTTATTGAGCCGAGGGATTGCGGTAAATTGGCGGTTGAACGTGCCGAAAAAGGCAAAGTGGCGATTGTATTTGGTCGGGAACGAGTCGGATTAACTAACGAAGAATTACTAAAATGCCATTATCATTTAAACTTTCCGACCAATCCTGACTATGGTTCGTTAAATTTAGCGATGGCGGTCCAGCTGGCAAGTTACGAAGTGCGTATGGCGTGGTTGGATTTGCAAAAAAATCCGCAAATTCGACCGCTTGTGGAAGAAAAGGATTACCCGAATACTGAAGCTTTGGAACATTTCTTTAATCACACTGAGAGACTTTATAAACAATTAGGCTTTATTCGCAATGATGCGGTAATGCTCAAGCTCCGCCGCTTATACCAACGTGCCGAACTTGAAACCAACGAGTTGAATTTATTAAGAGGAATGCTAACTTCGGTTGAAAAGCAAATAGGAAATAAATAGAAAAAAGCCCCAAAATATCGTTCTCGATTTTCTGGGGCATTTTTCTTACTGCCTTGCCATTCTCAAATTTTGCGGAACAGACTCAAAATTTGAGCGGAATGGGTTAATGTCTAAACCGCCTCGGCGGGTATAACGTGCATAGACCGTCAGTTTTTCCGGCTGTGCAAATTGCATAAGGTCGGTAAAAATTCGCTCTACGCATTGTTCGTGGAACTCATTATGTTCACGGAATGACACTAAATAGCGTAATAATTTCTCTCGATTTAATTTTTTGCCGACATAGTGAATTTGCACACTACCCCAGTCCGGTTGCGAGGTAATCAAACAGTTTGATTTCAGCAAATGGCTGACTAAAGTTTCCTTAACCACTTCCCCCTCTGCCACTCTTGCTAAATGCTCGTTAGAAAATTCGTAACTGTCAATTTGAATATCTTGTTCATCAATACATTCACCGGCAAAATCAACAATCGGTTGCTGGGTGTAAGCGGATAACTTGTAAACTTTTACCGAAACTTGACCGCTTGCACATTGGCTTAGGTCTTTAGCCAATGTTTGTTCCACTTGTTCCAATGAGGCAAATTTGGTTTGGTTAAAGCTGTTTAGATAGAGCTTAAAACTTTTTGATTCGATTAAATTTTCACTGCGAAAATCAATCGCTACATCCGCAATCGCTACCTGTGGTAAACCGTTTTCGTTTAACCAAGACAATTCATAACAGGTCCAAACATCTGCACCTCGATCAAACGGTTGTTGTTCGGTAATCCCTAAACCGTCACGGTTTAATTTACGTGGAACAGGCTGTAAAAGCGTAGGATCATACTCGCTTTTATATTCAGTTTTTTGCCCTAATTTCAGAGCAGATAATGATTTATCGTTGTAGTTCATCTTTTCAAACTTTTGATTCTATAAAATAATTAACACATTGAAATGATTACTTATATTCTGTGTTTTCCGTGTATTCTGTGGTAAATAGACTATTTAATATAACGGACTAAATCCACTAAACTGTCTAATACCAAATCGGCTTTCGCTTCGCCTTCTGCGGTAACCGCTTTACCGGTACGCACTAACACTTTTGTTTTCACGCCGGCAGCCTCAGCCGCTAATAGATCTTCTAATTTATCGCCGACCATATACGATTGTGTTGGATCAATATTTAAATCGGCAATCGCTTGCGTGAACATTCCGGCTTTCGGTTTGCGGCAATCGCAATCTTCTTTATATTCGCCTTTGCCCTCCGGATGATGCGGACAATAATAAATACCGTCTAACACAACCCCGTAATCTTCATCTAGCGACCAATCCATCCACTCTGTTAATTGATTAAATTGTTCTTCGCTAAAATAACCGCGCGCAATACCGGATTGATTGGTGACCAATACCAATAGATAACCTTTATCTTGTAGCTGCTTTAACGCCTTGCCGACACCCTCAATAAATTGAAAATCGTCAATTTGATGTACATAACCGTGATCAATATTGATCGTGCCGTCACGATCTAAAAATATCGCTTTATTCGCCATCATTTCGTTCCTTTTACAAAATCGACCACCATTTGATGATGCTCACCGGTTTTGAATTTATCGAATACCTGTTCGATCACGCCCTGTTCATTCACTAAAAAACTGATGCGGTGAATGCCGTCATAGGTTCTGCCCATAAATTTTTTCTCGCCCCATACACCGAATGCTTCGGCAACTTGGTGATCCGCATCAGACAATAGCGTGAAATTCAGTGCTTTTTTCTCGACAAATTGCGCTAATTTTTTCGGTAAATCCGGGCTAATGCCTAACACCACCACATTTAATTCCTCTAATTCCGACTTACTGTCACGTAAGCCGCAAGCTTGTGTAGTGCAGCCTGGGGTTAAGGCTTTCGGATAAAAATAAACCAGCACTTTTTTACCGGCAAATTGGCTAAGTGAAACCGGTTGTTCGTGCTGATCTAACAAAGTAAATTGAGGTGCTTGCTCACCTGCTTTAAGTGTATTCATTGCAAAAAATTCCTAAAAAAAGACCGCTTGTATTCTACTACAAGCGGTCAAATCTTTGAATTTTTTTGCAAAAGCTATTCTAAAAAACCTTCCAATAATTCATTTAAAAATAGCTTACCGTGCTGGGTGATCTGCCAATATTTTTCGGTTTCCGTGATGTAATTTTTTCTTAATGCCCAATCCATCGTTGGTCTAACGATTTCACGATCAAGACCGGTGTAGAACTCAAATTCTTGTTTCGGGGTTGCTTCCAGTAAACGGAAACGATTCATAAAAAATTCAAACGGACGATCAGCAAGCTCAATCAAATCTTGGCTGTAGCGATATTCGCCTCGCATATAGCCTTTCGGATGTTTGGTTTTGCTGAAGCGGTAAATTTCGCCGGTCGGATAACTAATCTTACCGTGCGCTCCGCAACCAATCGCCAAATAGTCGCCAAAACGCCAATAATTGAGATTATGACGACATTGATAACCTTTTTTCGCATACGCCGAGGTTTCATACTGCTCATAACCGGCAGCGGTGAGTAACTGATGGCCTTGCTCGAAAATATCCCATAATTCATCATCGTCCGGTAAAGTCGGCTGGCGATAATAAAACATCGTGTTCGGTTCAATAGTTAATTGATACCACGACAAATGCGGCGGTGCGAGTGCAATACCTTGACGTAAATCCTCCAGCGCTTGTGCCACTGATTGATTGGGTAAGCCGTGCATTAAATCTATATTAAAACTTTGCAGCCCCGATTTTGCAGAATTTTTCGCAAAAATGACCGCTTGTTTTGCCTCATTCGAGTCGTGAATACGCCCAAGTTTGAGCAGTTTTTCCGGCTCGAAACTTTGGATCCCCATCGAAATACGTGTTACTCCCCCCTGTGCATAACCAAGAAAACGTTCCGCTTCCGCCGTACCGGGATTCGCCTCTAGGGTAATTTCAATATTCTCTTCAAACGGAATACGCTTTTCGACTTCCGCCAACAGATAAGCAATTCCCTCTGCCGAAAACAGACTTGGTGTGCCGCCGCCAATAAAAATCGAATGAATTTTGCGCTCACCGATTGCCGCCTGATAAGCGGTCAAATCTTGTGATAAATCTGCAAGTAAATGTTGAATATATTCCGCTTCCGGAATCACACCTTTTTGTGCATGTGAATTAAAATCGCAGTACGGACATTTTTGCACGCACCACGGAATATGGATATAAAGACTTAAGGGAGGAAGGGTTAAATTCACGTTCTAACTACTATGATTAAATAAAAATGATGATAACGAAAAGTCCGTAAACAGGAAAGAAAAGTTTTCTGTGAGAGAGATCACAAATCTAACATTATCGGCTTTACCCCTATTTATAACTTGTTATGATAGATTCAATCCATTTTTAGAGTTAATTTTGATTTTATCACTTCATTTTTAAATCTAGAAAAGAACTTTATCGCTGTTCAGATTAAGGTTGTGCTGAATATATCTAATCTATTTAAATATAAAGAGGTGTGCTATGACTTCTCATTTTTCTCATAACGACTCACGTCGCCACTTCATGAAGCTTCTTGCCGGTGTCGGAGCAGGCTTTGCATTCTCCGGTACCTTAGGTACTTTCTCTAATAATGCATTTGCCGCAGCAGGTAAAAGTATTGAAGCAGGGATTGCTTATCCGATCTCAACCGGTTTTGACCCGCTTACTTCAAGCGGTGCATCTTCTATGGCGGCGAACTTACATATTTTTGAAGGTTTAGTGGATTTACACCCGGCAACTCGCCAACCTTATCTTGCTTTAGCGGCAAAAGAGCCGGAACAAAAAGATGAGGTGACATACCATATCACCTTACGTGAAGGGGCAACCTTCCACGATGGTAAACCGGTTACCACCGCAGATGTGGTTTACTCGTTTGAACGTGTGTTAGATCCGGCTAAAGCTTCACTGTTCGCGCAATTTATTCCGTTTATTGCTTCAGTGAAAGCACTCGACGATAAAGT includes:
- the bcp gene encoding thioredoxin-dependent thiol peroxidase; its protein translation is MNTLKAGEQAPQFTLLDQHEQPVSLSQFAGKKVLVYFYPKALTPGCTTQACGLRDSKSELEELNVVVLGISPDLPKKLAQFVEKKALNFTLLSDADHQVAEAFGVWGEKKFMGRTYDGIHRISFLVNEQGVIEQVFDKFKTGEHHQMVVDFVKGTK
- the hemW gene encoding radical SAM family heme chaperone HemW, with the protein product MNLTLPPLSLYIHIPWCVQKCPYCDFNSHAQKGVIPEAEYIQHLLADLSQDLTAYQAAIGERKIHSIFIGGGTPSLFSAEGIAYLLAEVEKRIPFEENIEITLEANPGTAEAERFLGYAQGGVTRISMGIQSFEPEKLLKLGRIHDSNEAKQAVIFAKNSAKSGLQSFNIDLMHGLPNQSVAQALEDLRQGIALAPPHLSWYQLTIEPNTMFYYRQPTLPDDDELWDIFEQGHQLLTAAGYEQYETSAYAKKGYQCRHNLNYWRFGDYLAIGCGAHGKISYPTGEIYRFSKTKHPKGYMRGEYRYSQDLIELADRPFEFFMNRFRLLEATPKQEFEFYTGLDREIVRPTMDWALRKNYITETEKYWQITQHGKLFLNELLEGFLE
- the pntB gene encoding Re/Si-specific NAD(P)(+) transhydrogenase subunit beta, which codes for MSFGFVTAAYIIAAILFIMSLAGLSKHETAKAGCWYGIVGMTIALIATIFGPQSQGTLWILIAMAIGGFIGVRKAVKVEMTEMPELVAILHSFVGLAAVLVGFNSYGLHVDAIPPANLDEVALAAFHAEQATLANIHNVEVFLGIFIGAVTFSGSLVAFGKLSGKLFGRKVSSAALNIPHKHKWNLAALIVSALLMIVFLNHPENIFPVLIMTVIALVFGWHLVSSIGGADMPVVVSMLNSYSGWAAAAAGFMLSNDLLIVTGALVGSSGAILSYIMCKAMNRSFISVIAGGFGTEVKASSGDEEQGEHRETTAEEVAEMLKNASSVIITPGYGMAVAQAQYPVAEITAKLREKGVNVRFGIHPVAGRLPGHMNVLLAEAKVPYDVVLEMDEINDDFEETDVVLVIGANDTVNPAALDDPSSPIAGMPVLEVWKAQNVIVFKRSMAVGYAGVQNPLFFKENTQMLFGDAKERVDDILRALNS
- the gmhB gene encoding D-glycero-beta-D-manno-heptose 1,7-bisphosphate 7-phosphatase, translating into MANKAIFLDRDGTINIDHGYVHQIDDFQFIEGVGKALKQLQDKGYLLVLVTNQSGIARGYFSEEQFNQLTEWMDWSLDEDYGVVLDGIYYCPHHPEGKGEYKEDCDCRKPKAGMFTQAIADLNIDPTQSYMVGDKLEDLLAAEAAGVKTKVLVRTGKAVTAEGEAKADLVLDSLVDLVRYIK
- the pntA gene encoding Re/Si-specific NAD(P)(+) transhydrogenase subunit alpha — protein: MLIGVPRELLDGETRVAATPKTVEQIKKLGFDVLVEHNAGFKASFEDNAFVNAGATVGTQQEVWNSDIIFKVNAPTDAEIALIKEGATLVSFIWPAQNPQLMEKLQAKKINVLAMDAVPRISRAQALDALSSMANISGYRAVIEAANAFGSFFTGQITAAGKVPPAKVLVIGAGVAGLAAIGAANSLGAIVRAFDSRPEVKEQVKSMGADFLEIDFEEEGGSGDGYAKVMSEEFNRRAMELYAEQAKEVDIIITTAAIPGKAAPRLITKEMVDSMKPGSVVVDLAAATGGNCEYTKAGKVFVTKNQVKVIGYTDFPARLPTQSSQLYGTNLVNLLKLLAPNKDGQIDINFEDVVLRGVTVVRDGELTWPAPPIQVSAQPQKQAAAAPIEKKEEKPTDPRVKYGVMAGVGALFLWLASVAPAAFLSHFTVFVLACVVGYYVVWNVSHALHTPLMAVTNAISGIIIVGAVLQISQPTGNFFVDILAFIAILVASINIFGGFKVTQRMLAMFRKG
- the trmJ gene encoding tRNA (cytosine(32)/uridine(32)-2'-O)-methyltransferase TrmJ; the protein is MNILDQIQIILVETSLPANIGSAARAMKTMGLSNLRLVTPLNPIDEQAQALAAGAKDVLDNAQIFDSFEQAVADCQLVIGTSARLRHLQNTLIEPRDCGKLAVERAEKGKVAIVFGRERVGLTNEELLKCHYHLNFPTNPDYGSLNLAMAVQLASYEVRMAWLDLQKNPQIRPLVEEKDYPNTEALEHFFNHTERLYKQLGFIRNDAVMLKLRRLYQRAELETNELNLLRGMLTSVEKQIGNK
- the queF gene encoding NADPH-dependent 7-cyano-7-deazaguanine reductase QueF (Catalyzes the NADPH-dependent reduction of 7-cyano-7-deazaguanine (preQ0) to 7-aminomethyl-7-deazaguanine (preQ1) in queuosine biosynthesis) — translated: MNYNDKSLSALKLGQKTEYKSEYDPTLLQPVPRKLNRDGLGITEQQPFDRGADVWTCYELSWLNENGLPQVAIADVAIDFRSENLIESKSFKLYLNSFNQTKFASLEQVEQTLAKDLSQCASGQVSVKVYKLSAYTQQPIVDFAGECIDEQDIQIDSYEFSNEHLARVAEGEVVKETLVSHLLKSNCLITSQPDWGSVQIHYVGKKLNREKLLRYLVSFREHNEFHEQCVERIFTDLMQFAQPEKLTVYARYTRRGGLDINPFRSNFESVPQNLRMARQ